One part of the Kryptolebias marmoratus isolate JLee-2015 linkage group LG2, ASM164957v2, whole genome shotgun sequence genome encodes these proteins:
- the LOC108248063 gene encoding Na(+)/H(+) exchange regulatory cofactor NHE-RF4-like: MWSSKENHGDVEFPRFTFNPKEGIDNPALVITDDPEPDLNPVPRMCHLKRLEGQSFGFHLHVDPSSQCFEIQDVEPSSPAKYSGVRDGDRLLEVNEKYVANMDFDRVVRKIQSCGLDLFLMVLKKEEYEQAISLGVDLHMLTKATKGEQWSRPRLCHITRHPEHGLGMTISLINGLKGGFLVSTVSGGPAETAGVCTGDTLIWINGVSVSALTHSALSRIVKKRGDSVTVMVVDSHTKSSYIRRKIPILPVLAESISLPHKTKTLDLVKRPDGYGFLLRQERVVGLQYIAHVLREVDVGSAAEAAGMEDGDLLLAVNGEQVESLEHEEVVKKIRLSGDRVILTSISISGWRFYRQVGIPPLLFHEEGSPDQDTEETSSDLHKDHSGAFVTQLSERTCSVCL; encoded by the exons ATGTGGTCCTCTAAAG AAAACCATGGGGATGTGGAGTTTCCACG TTTCACCTTCAACCCAAAGGAAGGGATTGATAATCCAGCCCTGGTCATCACTGATGATCCTG AACCTGATCTGAATCCAGTGCCCAGAATGTGTCACCTGAAGCGTCTGGAGGGTCAGAGCTTTGGCTTTCACCTGCATGTGGACCCGAGCAGCCAGTGCTTTGAGATCCAAGATGTGGAACCTTCAAGTCCAGCAAAATACAGTGGTGTCAGGGATGGAGACCGACTGCTGGAGGTCAATGAGAAATATGTAGCCAACATGGACTTTGACAGG GTTGTGAGGAAGATCCAGTCATGTGGTTTAGACCTGTTCCTCATGGTGCTGAAGAAAGAAGAGTATGAACAG gcgATATCTTTGGGTGTGGACCTCCACATGCTTACCAAAGCCACCAAAGGAGAACAGTGGTCCAGACCAAGACTGTGTCACATCACCAGACATCCAGAACATGGTCTGGGAATGACCATCAGTCTAATAAATG GTCTTAAAGGTGGATTCTTGGTCAGCACAGTCAGTGGGGGTCCAGCAGAGACTGCTGGGGTCTGCACCGGAGACACACTGATCTGGATCAATGGAGTCTCCGTTTCAGCGCTCACACACAGTGCTCTCAGCAGAATA GTAAAGAAGCGTGGGGACTCAGTCACAGTCATGGTTGTTGACAGTCACACCAAGTCTTCCTACATCAGGAGGAAGATCCCTATCCTTCCTGTTCTGGCAGAAAGCATCAGTCTGCCCCACAAGACCAAGACCTTGGATCTGGTAAAGAGACCTGATGGATATGGGTTCCTGCTGAGACAGGAGCGGGTAGTGGGTCTACAATATATTG CTCATGTTCTGAGGGAGGTGGATGTAGGGAGTgcagcagaggcagcaggtATGGAGGACGGAGACCTTCTGCTCGCTGTTAACGGAGAACAGGTGGAGTCCTTGGAGCACGAGGAAGTTGTGAAAAAGATTCGACTCAGTGGAGACAGAGTCATTCTCACCTCCATATCCATTTCAGGATGGAGATTTTACAGACAG GTGGGCATTCCTCCCCTCCTGTTCCATGAAGAGGGTTCTCCAGACCAGGACACAGAGGAGACCAGCTCAGACCTTCACAAGGACCACTCAGGAGCCTTCGTCACACAG CTCTCAGAAAGaacatgttctgtttgtttgtga